One window of Cryptobacterium curtum DSM 15641 genomic DNA carries:
- a CDS encoding adenylyltransferase/cytidyltransferase family protein: MRDGKKVVITYGTYDLLHFGHIALLKRARALGDFLIVGITSDAFDKQRGKFNVSQSLVERIEAVRSTGLADMIVVEEYRGQKIADIQKYHVDVFAIGSDWQGKFDYLEKYCEVVYLERTKGVSSTELREKDADELTIGCIGCDYLSDRFVRESSFVLGAHITAAWDEDEDTRDAFCRHWNLQQVASIDDLLDTVDAVYISLPINERFSTIEQALRAGCHVIAEGPQFLSTAELNHARTLAQEGGLILFDAVKTRYFPAFEHLKLLLESGIIGEVKDIDASFSHVFDELDKANRYEGSFYDMASYILLPAVDFLGPDFLRKDLICRFEGDFCTWTKCNLTYASSTATLRTGRGMKTEGDMTITGTDGFLYIPSPWWLMNYFELRTEDLRATKRFYFEYAGEGQRYELAEFMRIVFDKNRQDSSNEVRAWARMEAVTRLVEAFDCGDIFKLTDSACAFGGGETVVD; this comes from the coding sequence ATGCGCGATGGCAAGAAGGTAGTTATTACCTACGGCACGTACGACCTGCTTCATTTCGGCCATATTGCCCTTCTGAAGCGAGCTCGCGCCTTGGGTGATTTCCTTATCGTGGGTATTACATCGGATGCCTTCGACAAGCAGCGCGGTAAATTTAATGTGAGTCAATCGCTGGTTGAGCGCATCGAAGCGGTACGCTCAACCGGTTTGGCTGACATGATTGTCGTTGAAGAGTATCGCGGTCAGAAGATTGCCGATATCCAGAAGTACCATGTCGATGTGTTTGCTATTGGGTCTGACTGGCAAGGTAAATTCGATTATCTCGAAAAGTACTGCGAGGTTGTGTATCTTGAGCGTACGAAGGGCGTGTCGAGTACTGAACTGCGTGAAAAGGACGCTGATGAACTCACTATTGGATGCATCGGTTGTGATTATCTTTCCGATCGCTTTGTGCGTGAGAGTTCATTCGTCCTAGGGGCTCATATTACGGCAGCGTGGGACGAAGACGAAGATACCCGCGATGCATTTTGTCGTCACTGGAATCTCCAGCAGGTTGCATCGATTGATGATTTACTTGATACGGTTGATGCCGTTTATATATCGCTTCCCATTAACGAACGCTTTTCTACTATTGAACAGGCCCTGCGTGCAGGCTGTCATGTAATAGCAGAAGGCCCACAGTTTCTTTCTACTGCTGAACTTAACCATGCGCGCACGCTTGCCCAAGAGGGTGGCTTGATTTTATTCGATGCCGTCAAGACGCGCTATTTTCCCGCATTTGAGCATCTGAAGCTCTTGCTTGAAAGCGGCATTATTGGTGAAGTTAAAGATATCGACGCATCGTTTTCACATGTATTTGACGAACTCGACAAAGCAAATCGCTACGAGGGCAGCTTCTATGACATGGCGTCCTATATTCTGTTGCCCGCCGTCGACTTTCTGGGTCCTGATTTCTTGAGAAAAGATCTTATCTGTCGCTTTGAAGGCGACTTTTGCACGTGGACGAAATGCAATCTCACGTATGCCTCGTCAACTGCCACGTTACGCACTGGTCGCGGCATGAAAACCGAAGGTGATATGACCATCACCGGTACCGATGGATTTCTTTATATCCCTTCGCCATGGTGGCTGATGAACTACTTTGAGTTGCGTACTGAAGACTTACGCGCGACAAAACGGTTTTACTTTGAGTATGCTGGCGAAGGACAGCGTTATGAACTGGCTGAATTTATGCGCATTGTGTTTGATAAAAATAGACAGGATTCTTCCAATGAAGTACGTGCGTGGGCACGTATGGAAGCAGTAACGCGTCTTGTTGAAGCGTTTGATTGTGGCGATATATTCAAGTTGACCGATTCTGCCTGTGCTTTCGGTGGCGGCGAAACCGTTGTTGATTAA
- a CDS encoding glycosyltransferase family 2 protein, translated as MANPLISVIVPVYNVEKYLDRCMQSIVDQTYRNLEIILVDDGSSDGSGALCDTWAQQDNRIIVLHKKNGGLSDARNAGVQTSHGDWIGFVDSDDYIDKQMYESLYSLIEYTNSDMALCAVADVYADHTDVPAMSAENFTVLTTKEVLSDIFLNKTLMVGVPPRLYPAWLVREVPSPAGKTHEDAFIVVDLFSRVEHIVIDRVPRYFYCHNEGTITSTPSLRAASDNIEAWEHNRVLVEKLYPDLMQDVLFRCYWAHFDVLDGMMLSNAEMHEQQKVINYLLSHKADILAHPHVSAKRKLALRLLSISKKLYRLLVMLQNRHIRYN; from the coding sequence ATGGCGAATCCTCTTATTTCAGTTATTGTTCCGGTGTACAACGTTGAAAAGTATCTTGATCGTTGCATGCAATCAATTGTCGATCAGACGTATCGCAATCTTGAGATTATTCTGGTCGACGATGGTTCTTCCGATGGTTCTGGTGCACTGTGTGACACTTGGGCGCAGCAGGATAATCGTATTATCGTGCTCCATAAAAAAAATGGTGGTTTGTCTGATGCACGCAATGCTGGTGTACAGACCTCTCACGGTGACTGGATAGGTTTTGTCGATAGTGACGATTACATTGATAAGCAGATGTATGAATCACTCTATTCACTGATTGAGTATACGAATAGTGATATGGCGCTCTGTGCAGTTGCTGATGTGTATGCTGATCATACTGATGTCCCCGCAATGAGCGCTGAGAATTTTACGGTATTGACTACTAAAGAAGTACTTTCTGACATCTTCTTAAACAAGACACTTATGGTGGGGGTACCGCCGCGCTTATATCCTGCTTGGCTTGTGCGCGAAGTGCCTTCTCCAGCAGGAAAGACTCACGAGGACGCATTTATTGTAGTTGATTTATTTTCTCGTGTGGAACATATAGTTATTGATCGAGTCCCGCGCTATTTTTACTGCCATAATGAAGGCACTATTACCTCGACGCCTTCTTTGCGAGCAGCAAGCGATAATATTGAAGCATGGGAACACAATCGCGTTCTCGTCGAAAAACTGTATCCCGATCTTATGCAGGATGTTCTGTTTCGTTGCTATTGGGCTCATTTTGATGTACTTGATGGCATGATGCTTTCAAATGCTGAAATGCATGAACAGCAAAAGGTTATCAATTATCTTTTAAGTCATAAAGCAGATATTCTCGCTCATCCACACGTATCAGCAAAGCGTAAGTTGGCCCTCCGCTTACTTAGTATCAGTAAAAAACTGTATCGTCTGCTTGTTATGTTGCAGAACCGTCACATTCGGTATAACTAA
- a CDS encoding glycosyltransferase gives MRVGIFVSSLQCLGGAIRVAVSMANRLCSDISVTLFELTGHQETPYPIDSRVSIVSLGVDDGRIRQKVRSSYQALKNALSTHPVDLMLGIGLDETVEAIAPCRMRRVPLVYCDHGALINQLDDRSTTFLRRVCVTLCPKTVTLTQQTLEDYQRIMHVPARKLVCIPNWIPDYLFANAQHYNPSLKRILWAGRLDAEKGVDHLVAIAAQVLPSRPDWIWDVYGASVLENTSFNIVDEIEQAGISKQLRLCGTVDDMPDRYPRYSIGTLTSYREGLPLFLLEGKASGLPLVSFDVDTGPRDIIKDGQDGFLIKPYDCTSYAQHLAQLMDNEQLRAQFSAASQYGAEAFSESRVSRLWLDLFDEITGKKIKKQQRGRQGTK, from the coding sequence ATGCGTGTGGGAATTTTCGTTTCTTCTCTGCAGTGTTTAGGTGGTGCTATTCGTGTCGCCGTTTCCATGGCGAATCGACTGTGTTCCGATATTTCTGTCACGCTTTTTGAACTGACAGGTCACCAAGAAACTCCTTATCCAATTGACAGTCGTGTTTCCATTGTTTCGCTGGGTGTTGATGATGGTCGCATTCGACAGAAAGTTCGATCTTCATATCAAGCACTGAAGAATGCCCTGAGTACCCATCCAGTTGATTTAATGTTAGGTATTGGTCTTGATGAAACTGTTGAGGCGATCGCGCCGTGTCGCATGCGGCGGGTGCCACTTGTGTATTGCGATCATGGAGCCCTTATCAATCAGTTGGATGACCGTTCGACCACCTTTTTGCGTCGGGTATGTGTAACGTTATGTCCTAAGACGGTTACTCTTACGCAGCAGACGCTTGAAGATTACCAGCGCATCATGCATGTCCCCGCCCGTAAATTGGTCTGCATTCCCAATTGGATTCCCGATTATTTATTTGCGAATGCTCAGCATTACAATCCTTCTTTAAAACGCATTCTTTGGGCTGGTCGTCTCGACGCTGAAAAGGGTGTTGATCATCTGGTTGCTATCGCGGCACAGGTACTACCTTCTCGGCCCGATTGGATATGGGATGTATACGGCGCATCAGTGCTTGAAAATACATCATTCAATATTGTTGATGAGATTGAGCAGGCGGGCATTAGCAAGCAACTGCGTTTGTGTGGCACCGTCGACGACATGCCTGATCGCTATCCACGCTATTCCATTGGAACGCTAACATCCTATCGCGAGGGGCTTCCCTTGTTTTTATTAGAAGGGAAGGCGTCGGGCCTGCCGCTTGTTTCCTTTGATGTTGATACCGGTCCGCGAGATATCATTAAAGATGGGCAGGATGGCTTTTTGATTAAACCCTATGACTGCACATCCTATGCGCAGCATCTTGCCCAGCTCATGGACAACGAACAGCTGCGTGCACAGTTTTCTGCTGCCAGCCAGTATGGCGCCGAAGCGTTTTCTGAATCACGAGTCAGTCGTTTGTGGCTCGATTTATTTGACGAAATAACAGGAAAGAAGATAAAGAAGCAGCAAAGAGGACGGCAGGGAACGAAGTAA
- a CDS encoding LicD family protein, which translates to MGISLREYQLFELKILKEFSGICDQHNLNWWIGYGTLLGAARHKGFIPWDDDIDVWMMPDDYLAFREICRTELNSEYYLNVHSFNPANAITWQCLGVRNTTSIPRNQLDVPADWGVCMDIFPLVPCPNPETPRFSGFLKRIRSFQRLSSKYVYANDVSKTSGLRKLYNKWRASGSDEQNITKWLAVENALFTDKANLASGWVTDIDCVEPADSYKRSWFDSTVYLDYEDMKVPAPGEYQKVLAHCYGEDWAQIPDESSDLRWCHSGGGSDDVIVSLDTPYTDYWPENRVD; encoded by the coding sequence ATGGGTATTTCGCTCCGAGAATATCAACTGTTTGAGCTTAAGATTCTCAAGGAATTTTCTGGCATATGCGATCAACATAATCTGAATTGGTGGATTGGGTACGGAACACTCTTAGGCGCTGCGCGTCATAAAGGGTTTATCCCGTGGGATGACGATATCGATGTGTGGATGATGCCTGATGACTATCTGGCTTTCCGCGAAATTTGTCGCACTGAACTGAACAGTGAATACTATCTGAATGTACATTCTTTTAATCCAGCTAATGCGATAACCTGGCAGTGTCTTGGTGTGCGCAACACCACATCGATTCCGCGTAATCAGCTCGATGTTCCGGCTGATTGGGGAGTCTGCATGGATATCTTCCCCTTGGTTCCGTGCCCTAACCCTGAAACACCGCGATTTTCTGGGTTTCTGAAGCGCATTCGATCGTTTCAGCGGTTAAGTTCAAAGTATGTTTATGCCAATGATGTATCGAAGACGTCAGGTTTGCGTAAGCTGTACAACAAGTGGCGTGCTTCTGGTTCCGATGAACAAAACATTACGAAATGGCTTGCGGTCGAAAACGCTCTTTTCACTGACAAAGCTAACTTGGCAAGTGGTTGGGTTACCGATATTGATTGTGTTGAACCGGCTGATTCCTATAAGCGCTCTTGGTTCGATTCAACGGTTTATCTCGACTACGAAGACATGAAAGTGCCTGCTCCAGGCGAGTATCAAAAGGTGCTTGCGCACTGTTATGGCGAAGACTGGGCTCAGATTCCTGACGAGTCAAGCGATTTGCGGTGGTGCCATTCTGGTGGTGGGTCAGACGATGTCATAGTGAGTCTTGATACACCCTATACCGATTATTGGCCTGAGAATCGCGTCGACTAG
- a CDS encoding glucan-binding domain-containing protein, translating to MKREISRRGFVIGGAYAGMAAATGAFMFSPSAAFAADVTRIHVMAFTDMDAIVLESNGRFAMVDSGEDSTYPGGSDARYPWRDGITKGNGHENEVISYLHSLGATESNFEFYLGTHPHSDHIGSASQVINEFRPKRVYTPEYDDSYITDSNALWDNQYCYDRLVEAAHNVGATLITSFDTSAPIDPVADASAAQRSASVETDPSAGTDAPAAESLSREDIIERFGVDPTDPHDPNNSSELPDGRVRAVVPASPNERSVASNSQTTGNPVFSLGAMTIEVMNYGDDYKLYGRPDCNWFSLGVKVSAYGKTAFLAGDINNYDGDEDRLASLLGHVDFLKTGHHGFWGSNTTNYLHALSPRYAVQTGPYDRPETQVLEDFCDMGTKFYTTPDVAAEGYQAVIATFNSSELQINVADDSTHYRMRSLAPAVVRWGGHAGVASTGWEYIEGAWYYFDGHAYAMHESWKEIDGNWYFFGEDSKMVTGWVDWDGWYYTGVDGIMQTGWQKIKDDWYCFDETGLMLSDAWSGNYWLGHDGVMARNQWVDDGHYYVGADGAWVPSRTRPVWRSDTVGWWLEHPDGSYPQNTWEAVDGSWYYFSALGYVASGWQQVGGLWFYLNPDHDGNFGVMQTGWQNIAGSWYHFDSSGAMETGWIDDSGLWYYLREDGTMATGWLYCDGSWYYLKEDGSMARGWLSYGGAWYLFSSSGAMQVGWRQDDGAWYFFSDSGVMQTGWVDDVAAGKSYHLRSDGTWDGQSRAL from the coding sequence ATGAAACGAGAAATCTCACGTCGTGGATTTGTGATTGGTGGAGCCTATGCTGGCATGGCAGCAGCAACGGGAGCATTCATGTTTAGTCCTTCAGCTGCTTTTGCTGCTGATGTAACGCGTATTCATGTGATGGCGTTTACCGACATGGATGCCATCGTGCTTGAAAGCAATGGGCGGTTTGCGATGGTCGATTCGGGGGAGGATAGTACCTATCCCGGTGGATCAGATGCGCGGTACCCTTGGCGTGATGGTATTACTAAGGGAAACGGCCATGAAAACGAAGTTATTTCTTACTTGCATAGCCTTGGTGCCACTGAGTCGAACTTCGAATTTTATCTCGGTACTCACCCGCATAGCGACCACATTGGATCGGCGAGCCAGGTTATTAATGAGTTTCGACCCAAACGTGTTTATACGCCCGAATATGACGATTCATACATTACTGATTCCAATGCATTGTGGGATAACCAGTACTGCTACGATCGACTGGTAGAGGCGGCCCATAATGTAGGGGCAACTCTTATCACGAGCTTCGATACGTCTGCGCCCATTGACCCCGTTGCGGATGCTTCAGCTGCCCAGCGTAGCGCTTCTGTTGAAACTGATCCGTCAGCTGGAACAGATGCCCCCGCTGCTGAATCGCTTTCGCGTGAGGATATTATCGAGCGTTTTGGCGTTGATCCTACCGATCCGCATGACCCTAATAATTCATCTGAACTGCCCGATGGGCGAGTGAGGGCGGTTGTACCTGCCTCGCCGAATGAACGCAGCGTTGCGTCGAATTCGCAGACCACAGGCAATCCGGTGTTTTCTCTTGGCGCGATGACCATTGAGGTTATGAACTATGGCGATGATTACAAACTATATGGTCGTCCCGATTGCAATTGGTTTTCGCTGGGTGTAAAGGTCAGCGCATATGGTAAGACGGCGTTTTTGGCGGGGGATATTAACAATTACGACGGCGACGAAGATCGTCTTGCTTCGCTTCTGGGACACGTTGACTTTTTGAAAACGGGTCATCATGGCTTTTGGGGTTCAAACACAACGAATTACCTTCATGCTTTGAGTCCACGCTATGCGGTGCAAACCGGCCCGTACGATAGGCCTGAGACACAGGTACTCGAAGATTTTTGCGATATGGGTACCAAGTTTTATACGACACCCGATGTTGCAGCAGAAGGGTATCAGGCCGTTATTGCGACGTTCAATTCGTCAGAACTGCAGATAAATGTTGCCGACGACAGCACACACTATCGTATGCGTTCGTTAGCACCAGCGGTTGTTCGGTGGGGTGGCCATGCGGGTGTAGCAAGTACCGGATGGGAATACATCGAAGGAGCGTGGTACTACTTTGATGGTCATGCGTATGCGATGCATGAGTCGTGGAAAGAAATCGATGGCAACTGGTACTTTTTTGGCGAGGACTCGAAAATGGTTACCGGCTGGGTCGATTGGGATGGCTGGTATTACACCGGCGTTGATGGCATTATGCAGACCGGCTGGCAGAAGATAAAGGACGATTGGTATTGCTTTGATGAAACGGGCCTCATGTTGTCTGATGCGTGGTCGGGTAATTATTGGCTTGGTCATGATGGTGTAATGGCACGCAATCAATGGGTCGATGATGGGCATTACTATGTGGGTGCTGATGGCGCTTGGGTGCCCAGCCGCACGCGACCGGTATGGCGCTCTGACACGGTTGGCTGGTGGCTTGAACATCCCGATGGTTCCTATCCGCAAAACACATGGGAAGCAGTTGATGGTAGCTGGTACTACTTTAGTGCACTGGGCTATGTTGCGTCAGGCTGGCAGCAGGTAGGTGGTCTCTGGTTTTATCTCAATCCAGATCATGATGGCAATTTTGGCGTCATGCAAACTGGTTGGCAAAACATAGCTGGCAGCTGGTATCACTTCGATTCATCAGGCGCCATGGAAACGGGTTGGATAGACGATAGCGGCTTGTGGTATTACCTGCGCGAAGATGGCACGATGGCCACTGGTTGGCTCTACTGTGATGGTAGTTGGTACTATCTAAAAGAGGACGGTAGCATGGCGCGTGGTTGGCTTTCGTACGGTGGCGCGTGGTATCTTTTTTCTTCAAGTGGAGCTATGCAAGTTGGCTGGCGTCAAGACGATGGTGCTTGGTACTTCTTTTCCGATTCTGGCGTCATGCAAACCGGTTGGGTTGATGATGTTGCTGCGGGGAAGTCGTATCATTTACGTTCCGACGGCACGTGGGATGGCCAAAGCCGCGCACTGTGA
- the rplU gene encoding 50S ribosomal protein L21 has translation MYAIVKTGGKQYKVASGDIIDIEKLDAAEGDKVSLEAIALIDGGKVTTEPSKVAKVKVEAVVIDQYKDKKKLVFKFKKRKNYQRLRGHRQNLTRIKIESIA, from the coding sequence ATGTACGCAATCGTGAAAACTGGCGGCAAGCAATACAAGGTTGCCTCAGGTGACATCATTGATATTGAAAAACTTGACGCTGCAGAGGGCGACAAAGTTTCTTTAGAGGCTATCGCACTTATCGATGGCGGCAAAGTAACGACAGAGCCTTCTAAGGTCGCTAAGGTTAAAGTTGAGGCAGTCGTTATTGACCAGTATAAAGACAAGAAGAAGCTTGTCTTTAAGTTCAAGAAGCGCAAGAATTATCAGAGGCTTCGCGGTCATCGCCAGAACCTCACTCGCATTAAAATCGAATCCATCGCTTAA
- the rpmA gene encoding 50S ribosomal protein L27 has translation MAHKKGLGSTRNGRDSHAQRLGCKKFGGEKVIAGNVIVRQRGTHFHPGENVGRGKDDTLFALCEGTVKYTRGVKRKVHVVPTQA, from the coding sequence ATGGCACATAAGAAAGGCCTTGGTTCTACCCGAAACGGTCGTGATTCTCACGCTCAGCGTTTGGGCTGTAAGAAATTTGGTGGCGAAAAGGTTATCGCTGGTAACGTGATCGTGCGTCAGCGTGGCACCCATTTTCATCCTGGTGAAAATGTGGGGCGCGGCAAGGATGACACCCTGTTTGCTCTCTGTGAGGGAACGGTTAAATACACGCGCGGTGTCAAGCGCAAGGTGCACGTAGTTCCTACACAAGCATAA
- the obgE gene encoding GTPase ObgE — protein MFIDKVHIHVKGGDGGAGCMSFRREAHVPKGGPDGGDGGHGGNIVIQADGSVSSLIDYRFKHHFKAERGVHGKGSRMHGADGADCILRVPVGTVVRAWNEEKSEAGETIADLTHDGDAVVVAQGGAGGRGNIHFVTSTRRAPAFAELGEPASEHWIELEMKLMADAALVGMPSAGKSSLIARMSAAKPKIADYPFTTLAPNLGVVRSDDYDYVIADVPGLIEGAHEGRGLGHEFLRHVERCALIVHVVDITGGFEGRDPVEDYCIINQELKLYASELANRPCIVVANKVDVPGFEDNLARLEAVVREDSLAAVGGNEFAESPINPKLFLTSAVVGKGIESLKAVIGAEVARIRAAARTAAAEQPHYDHVWERRRQAADKRFSAVMLSPGVFRVEGPQIERWVVQTDWDNEEAITFLQHRLRRAGVDAALEAAGARDGDEIRIVGYSFAFESARQHEDVFSELEL, from the coding sequence ATGTTTATCGATAAAGTGCATATCCATGTCAAAGGTGGCGACGGTGGCGCCGGCTGCATGAGTTTTCGGCGCGAAGCTCATGTGCCGAAAGGTGGGCCAGACGGCGGCGATGGAGGCCATGGCGGTAATATTGTTATTCAAGCTGATGGCAGTGTTTCATCGCTGATCGATTACCGATTCAAGCATCATTTTAAGGCTGAGCGCGGCGTGCATGGTAAAGGAAGCCGCATGCACGGTGCCGATGGTGCCGATTGCATTTTGCGGGTGCCAGTGGGAACCGTGGTGCGCGCTTGGAACGAAGAGAAAAGCGAAGCGGGCGAGACGATCGCTGATTTGACGCACGATGGCGATGCAGTCGTGGTAGCGCAAGGCGGCGCTGGCGGGCGCGGCAATATTCATTTTGTGACGTCAACCAGGCGTGCTCCTGCTTTTGCCGAATTAGGCGAGCCGGCCAGCGAGCATTGGATTGAGCTTGAAATGAAGCTTATGGCTGATGCAGCGCTTGTTGGTATGCCAAGTGCCGGCAAAAGTTCGCTGATTGCTCGTATGAGCGCTGCAAAACCCAAGATTGCTGATTATCCCTTTACGACACTTGCACCTAATTTGGGTGTGGTACGTTCCGACGATTATGATTATGTGATTGCGGATGTTCCGGGTCTTATTGAAGGAGCGCATGAGGGACGTGGTTTAGGACACGAATTCTTGCGTCATGTGGAACGCTGTGCGCTGATTGTGCATGTTGTTGATATTACTGGTGGCTTTGAGGGGCGTGATCCGGTCGAGGATTACTGCATCATCAACCAAGAGCTTAAATTATACGCATCTGAACTGGCAAATCGTCCATGTATTGTAGTTGCTAATAAGGTTGATGTACCTGGTTTTGAAGATAACCTTGCTCGCCTTGAAGCAGTGGTACGTGAAGACTCGCTTGCGGCAGTTGGTGGCAATGAATTTGCTGAAAGTCCCATAAATCCCAAACTATTTCTAACGAGTGCTGTGGTAGGTAAAGGCATTGAGTCGCTTAAAGCCGTTATTGGTGCTGAAGTTGCACGCATTCGTGCAGCGGCACGGACTGCTGCGGCTGAGCAGCCCCATTACGACCACGTTTGGGAACGACGTCGACAGGCAGCTGATAAACGGTTCTCGGCCGTTATGCTTTCACCAGGGGTCTTTCGAGTGGAAGGACCACAAATCGAGCGCTGGGTGGTTCAGACCGATTGGGATAACGAAGAAGCTATTACGTTTTTGCAACACCGCCTGCGCCGCGCTGGCGTTGACGCTGCTCTTGAGGCAGCTGGTGCGCGCGATGGTGATGAGATTCGCATCGTTGGATACTCGTTTGCCTTTGAGTCGGCCCGTCAGCATGAAGATGTATTTTCGGAGCTTGAGCTCTAA
- the nadD gene encoding nicotinate-nucleotide adenylyltransferase: MMDEASIADTVQNRLAAWGIPICNAGGIRDASTDASSADVGSAGVPPTDVASTGVPPIDVSSADDVASRARDQKPFHLGVFGGTFDPIHLGHLSLAEQARCACNLDAVLFVPAGKPVFKRDRVITDARHRLAMCEIACRANPFFAVSSIEVDRPGSTYTIDTLRALRALVPSWVSLSLIVGTDALSSVSHWRSVEEISALADFIEVVRPSSNQHKDEFPVCDSAEQPTCHLRVHTVQAPELDISSSAIRAMIFHNRSVRYLVPEAVYDYIIDHQLYR, from the coding sequence ATGATGGATGAAGCTTCGATAGCTGATACGGTGCAAAATCGTCTTGCTGCCTGGGGTATCCCGATTTGCAATGCGGGTGGGATACGTGATGCTTCGACAGACGCTTCCTCAGCAGACGTCGGCTCAGCAGGCGTTCCTCCAACAGACGTTGCTTCAACGGGCGTTCCCCCAATAGATGTTTCTTCGGCAGATGATGTAGCTTCTCGAGCCCGCGATCAGAAGCCATTTCATCTTGGTGTGTTTGGCGGCACGTTCGATCCCATTCATCTTGGGCATCTTTCATTGGCAGAACAAGCACGTTGCGCCTGTAATCTCGATGCAGTTCTTTTTGTTCCCGCGGGAAAGCCGGTATTTAAGCGCGATCGTGTTATTACTGATGCTCGTCATCGTTTAGCGATGTGTGAGATTGCTTGTCGGGCGAATCCTTTTTTCGCAGTCAGTTCGATCGAAGTGGATCGTCCGGGGTCAACGTACACCATTGATACTTTGCGTGCCCTGCGTGCTTTGGTGCCTTCTTGGGTATCTCTTTCGCTTATTGTTGGGACCGATGCGCTTTCGTCGGTGTCGCATTGGCGATCCGTTGAAGAAATTAGCGCCCTCGCTGACTTTATCGAAGTTGTGCGACCAAGCAGCAATCAGCACAAAGACGAGTTTCCTGTGTGCGATAGTGCCGAGCAACCTACCTGTCACCTGCGAGTGCATACGGTACAGGCCCCCGAATTGGATATTTCATCGAGCGCGATACGCGCTATGATCTTTCATAACCGCTCGGTGCGCTACCTTGTGCCCGAAGCGGTGTATGACTACATCATCGATCACCAGCTCTATCGGTGA
- the yqeK gene encoding bis(5'-nucleosyl)-tetraphosphatase (symmetrical) YqeK, translating into MTTSSITSSIGDLFTKVLLERVATLISEEHLLLPDTANPWSKENYQYLKHQLKERVSPRRFKHSKGVAKTARALARCYGFDADKARIAGILHDWDKGLNNEAVRARVTELGLTIDPMVVRDMPWLLHGPTAAAALERACPELGSEVFSAIAHHTSGTADMRLLDCIIYLADIIEPNRTYGDADGIEHLRSLVGKVSLEQLYFEAFKYTLAFLVDQERLLYPGTIDIWNALMARFGDLARMKRAGQL; encoded by the coding sequence ATGACTACATCATCGATCACCAGCTCTATCGGTGACTTATTCACCAAGGTGCTGCTTGAAAGGGTGGCAACGTTGATAAGCGAAGAACATCTTCTCCTACCGGATACAGCAAATCCATGGAGTAAGGAAAACTATCAGTATCTCAAGCATCAGTTGAAAGAGCGGGTTTCTCCTCGCCGATTCAAGCATTCCAAAGGCGTGGCAAAAACAGCTCGCGCTTTGGCGCGCTGCTACGGTTTTGATGCAGATAAGGCGCGGATAGCTGGCATACTGCATGATTGGGACAAGGGTCTTAACAACGAAGCGGTCCGTGCGCGAGTAACTGAATTAGGGCTTACTATCGATCCTATGGTTGTGCGAGATATGCCCTGGCTTTTGCATGGTCCAACGGCTGCTGCTGCCCTTGAGCGCGCTTGCCCTGAACTAGGCTCTGAGGTGTTTAGCGCGATCGCGCATCATACCTCGGGTACTGCCGACATGCGTCTACTCGATTGTATTATCTATCTGGCTGATATTATTGAACCAAACCGAACCTATGGCGATGCGGATGGAATTGAACACCTGCGTTCATTGGTGGGGAAGGTCTCGCTCGAACAGCTTTACTTCGAAGCGTTTAAATACACTCTTGCATTCCTTGTTGATCAGGAACGCCTGCTATATCCCGGCACGATTGATATCTGGAATGCACTAATGGCGCGATTTGGGGATTTAGCGCGCATGAAGCGCGCTGGTCAGCTCTAA
- the rsfS gene encoding ribosome silencing factor codes for MTEQPASSRSIALIAAKAADEKKATDIMIQEVSELTSVADYFVVVTAMNNRQVDAIVEAIETAVREQTGEKPTGREGLDEGTWALLDFGAVVVHVLQPEARDYYRIEELWNDAPIIDLNEAGITDAIYSKRIADLLG; via the coding sequence ATGACTGAACAACCTGCTTCTTCCCGTAGCATCGCTCTTATCGCCGCCAAGGCTGCCGATGAAAAGAAGGCAACCGACATCATGATCCAAGAGGTGTCAGAACTCACCTCGGTTGCTGACTACTTTGTTGTCGTCACGGCAATGAATAATCGGCAGGTTGATGCAATCGTTGAAGCAATTGAAACAGCAGTACGCGAGCAGACAGGCGAAAAACCGACTGGCCGTGAGGGTCTTGATGAAGGAACCTGGGCGCTTCTCGATTTCGGCGCCGTGGTTGTGCATGTTCTACAACCCGAAGCCCGCGACTATTATCGTATTGAAGAGCTGTGGAACGACGCACCGATTATTGACCTCAACGAGGCCGGCATCACCGATGCTATCTATTCAAAGCGCATTGCCGACTTGCTTGGGTAA